The following proteins are encoded in a genomic region of Micrococcaceae bacterium Sec5.8:
- a CDS encoding flavodoxin, whose product MKALVVYDSAYGNLLVVGSPINGWRPTPKITALLSDLGNGSLRGVKAAAFDTRVRMFIHGDAARKIAHALKAGGADLIAAPMPFYVRGSEGPLRDGEIGKAESWAQKLLASVAS is encoded by the coding sequence GTGAAGGCCCTCGTTGTCTACGACTCCGCGTACGGCAACCTTCTCGTGGTCGGCAGCCCCATCAATGGATGGCGTCCGACGCCGAAGATCACCGCGTTGCTCTCTGACTTGGGAAACGGGTCCCTCCGGGGGGTGAAGGCCGCGGCGTTCGACACCCGTGTCCGGATGTTCATCCACGGCGACGCCGCCAGGAAAATAGCTCACGCACTGAAGGCCGGCGGGGCAGACCTCATCGCTGCCCCCATGCCCTTCTACGTCCGGGGCAGCGAGGGTCCCCTTCGCGACGGTGAAATTGGGAAAGCCGAAAGCTGGGCACAAAAGCTTCTCGCCTCGGTCGCGAGCTGA
- a CDS encoding zinc-dependent alcohol dehydrogenase family protein — MKALVYGGPGEKSWTDVPDPTIQNPSDVIVKVDTTTICGTDLHILKGDVPAVTKGRILGHEGVGTITEIGSSVTSLKVGDRVIISCIKSCGHCANCKTGLYSHCMGEEGASGIGWVFGHLIDGTQAEYVRVPYAENSLHLLPEGVTDEQAVMLSDILPTGFEIGVQYGRVKPGDTVAVVGAGPVGLAAIATAGLYGAATIIAVDLDPNRLEKSREFGATDVVLSGDADWKEQVLALTDGQGVDVAIEAVGIPATFSMCTDIVRPGGNVANVGVHGKSVELHVENLWIQNINISMGLVNANTTPMLLKLVAQKKVPAEKFATHHFTFENFLEAYDTFSRAAETKALKVVITA, encoded by the coding sequence ATGAAAGCCCTCGTCTACGGCGGTCCCGGAGAGAAATCCTGGACAGACGTCCCCGATCCCACGATCCAGAATCCGAGCGACGTGATTGTCAAGGTGGACACCACCACCATCTGCGGCACCGACCTCCACATCCTTAAGGGAGACGTTCCTGCCGTGACCAAAGGCCGAATCCTCGGCCATGAGGGCGTTGGGACCATCACCGAAATCGGCTCCTCGGTCACCAGCCTGAAGGTGGGCGACCGGGTCATCATCTCCTGCATAAAGTCCTGCGGCCACTGCGCCAACTGCAAAACCGGGCTGTACTCGCACTGCATGGGCGAGGAAGGAGCATCAGGCATCGGCTGGGTTTTCGGCCACCTGATTGACGGCACCCAGGCCGAGTACGTCCGCGTGCCTTACGCCGAAAACTCCCTTCACCTGCTTCCGGAGGGTGTCACCGATGAACAGGCCGTCATGCTGTCCGACATCCTTCCCACCGGATTCGAAATCGGGGTGCAATACGGCCGCGTCAAGCCGGGCGACACGGTCGCAGTCGTCGGGGCGGGTCCGGTGGGTCTCGCCGCCATCGCCACGGCTGGCCTCTACGGAGCCGCCACCATCATCGCTGTGGACCTTGACCCGAACCGGCTGGAGAAATCCCGCGAGTTCGGTGCCACCGACGTCGTTCTCTCAGGCGATGCCGACTGGAAGGAACAGGTGCTCGCGCTGACAGACGGGCAGGGGGTGGATGTCGCGATCGAAGCTGTCGGCATCCCCGCAACCTTCAGCATGTGCACGGACATCGTGCGTCCCGGCGGCAACGTCGCCAACGTCGGCGTGCACGGCAAATCCGTGGAACTGCACGTGGAAAACCTCTGGATCCAGAACATCAACATCAGCATGGGCCTGGTCAATGCCAACACCACCCCGATGCTGCTCAAGCTCGTCGCCCAGAAAAAGGTGCCGGCGGAAAAATTTGCCACCCACCACTTCACCTTTGAGAACTTCCTGGAGGCGTACGACACGTTTTCCCGGGCGGCCGAAACAAAGGCGCTGAAGGTAGTGATCACGGCGTGA